A single Parabacteroides timonensis DNA region contains:
- a CDS encoding xylulokinase gives MYLLGCDIGSSSVKASIVDVNSGLTVGADFYPKEEAPIKAVKPGWAEQNPDDWWKYLKEAIKGAIAQAGIDGSDIKAIGISYQMHGLVLVDKKMEILRPSIIWCDSRAVSYGERAFKNIGEKQCLSHLLNSPGNFTAAKLAWVKEYEPQLFRSVHKFMLPGDFIAMRMTGDIVTTISGLSEGIFWDFRNEKVSADLMNYFGFSDELVPEIRPTFGLQGELLGSVASELGLKKGTPVTYRAGDQPNNALSLNVLNPGEIAATGGTSGVVYGVNGKVNYDTLSRVNTFAHVNHSPGQTRLGVLLCINGVGILNSWVKKNVAPEGISYPQLNDLAAGVPIGSDGLSILPFGNGAERMLQNRQMDCSIHGLNFNTHSKAHIARAAQEGIVFSFKYGMDIMNGMGIDIDVIRAGNANMFLSPIFRDTLSGVTGTVIELFDTNGAVGAAKGAGIGAGIYQSAEEAFASLKKIDVIEPDGLKADKYCAAYSTWKEQLDKLMTDNNIPM, from the coding sequence ATGTACTTATTAGGTTGTGATATAGGGAGTTCGTCTGTAAAGGCCTCGATTGTGGATGTTAATTCCGGGTTGACGGTAGGAGCCGACTTCTATCCGAAAGAAGAAGCCCCGATCAAGGCGGTGAAGCCCGGTTGGGCAGAACAGAATCCTGACGACTGGTGGAAATACCTGAAGGAAGCGATCAAAGGTGCGATTGCTCAAGCCGGAATCGACGGGAGCGATATAAAAGCGATCGGTATCTCTTACCAGATGCATGGATTGGTTCTGGTGGATAAGAAGATGGAGATATTACGTCCTTCTATTATCTGGTGCGACAGTCGTGCCGTGTCTTATGGCGAGCGTGCTTTTAAAAATATAGGGGAGAAGCAATGCCTGTCGCATCTGCTGAACTCGCCCGGTAACTTTACGGCGGCTAAGCTGGCCTGGGTGAAGGAATACGAACCGCAATTGTTCCGTTCGGTACATAAGTTTATGTTGCCGGGAGATTTTATCGCTATGCGGATGACCGGCGATATCGTTACGACCATATCTGGATTGTCGGAAGGCATCTTCTGGGATTTCAGGAATGAAAAGGTATCGGCCGACCTGATGAATTATTTCGGTTTCAGCGATGAACTGGTTCCGGAGATTCGCCCGACATTCGGTTTGCAGGGCGAATTGCTAGGCTCTGTAGCCTCCGAGTTAGGATTGAAAAAAGGAACACCTGTGACCTACCGTGCCGGCGATCAGCCGAATAATGCCTTGTCACTGAACGTTCTCAACCCTGGTGAGATAGCAGCTACCGGCGGTACGTCAGGAGTTGTGTACGGTGTAAACGGTAAAGTCAATTACGATACGCTTTCACGTGTAAATACCTTTGCCCATGTAAATCACTCCCCCGGACAAACCAGGCTCGGCGTTCTGCTTTGCATTAACGGGGTCGGAATCCTGAACTCGTGGGTCAAGAAGAACGTAGCCCCGGAAGGGATCAGCTATCCGCAATTGAACGATCTGGCAGCTGGTGTGCCTATCGGATCGGACGGCTTGTCTATCCTGCCGTTTGGTAATGGGGCGGAACGTATGTTGCAGAACCGGCAGATGGATTGCTCTATTCATGGTCTTAATTTCAATACACATAGCAAAGCGCATATAGCCCGTGCCGCACAAGAAGGGATCGTGTTCTCTTTCAAATACGGTATGGATATAATGAACGGGATGGGGATCGATATCGATGTGATCCGTGCCGGGAATGCCAATATGTTCCTGAGTCCGATATTCCGTGATACCTTGTCGGGAGTTACCGGTACGGTGATCGAACTGTTTGATACCAACGGAGCGGTAGGTGCTGCCAAAGGTGCCGGTATTGGTGCCGGTATCTATCAGTCGGCGGAAGAAGCGTTTGCCTCTCTGAAAAAGATTGATGTGATCGAACCGGACGGGTTGAAGGCCGATAAATATTGTGCAGCATACAGCACCTGGAAAGAACAGCTGGACAAGCTAATGACAGATAATAATATACCAATGTAA
- a CDS encoding NUDIX hydrolase — METRMENKKMLFSHVSVDCVLLGVKEDTLCVLLVERKIDESDEKHYKLPGSLIFENEDLDAAAYRVFNEATGLKRVPLKQFRSFGSPSRTKNKDDMQWLENAMKLKIERIVTVAYLALSKIGRKSNPTNKYNSLAWFPVDALPALPFDHKEIISAAVEEIRDWIEKEPSIVFDYLPMKFTAYQLRRTYEIIYNKEMDVRNFHKKMSSLEYVVPTDEVEEGVAHRAARYYRFDKVKYNKLHSKFNKN; from the coding sequence ATGGAAACACGTATGGAAAATAAAAAGATGCTTTTTTCGCATGTATCCGTCGATTGCGTCCTGTTGGGGGTAAAAGAAGATACGCTTTGTGTATTATTGGTTGAGAGAAAAATAGACGAAAGTGATGAAAAACACTATAAGTTACCGGGAAGCCTGATCTTCGAAAATGAAGACCTCGACGCTGCTGCTTACCGGGTATTTAACGAAGCAACCGGTTTGAAACGTGTCCCCCTAAAGCAGTTCCGTAGCTTCGGATCACCTTCTCGAACAAAAAATAAGGATGATATGCAGTGGCTGGAAAATGCTATGAAATTGAAGATCGAAAGGATCGTTACCGTGGCATATCTGGCATTAAGCAAGATAGGAAGAAAATCTAACCCTACTAATAAATATAATTCACTGGCCTGGTTCCCCGTCGATGCGCTACCCGCTTTGCCGTTCGACCATAAAGAGATTATCAGCGCAGCTGTGGAGGAAATCCGTGACTGGATTGAAAAAGAACCGTCTATCGTTTTCGATTATCTTCCTATGAAATTCACAGCTTATCAGTTAAGACGTACGTATGAGATCATCTATAATAAGGAAATGGATGTCCGTAATTTCCATAAGAAGATGAGTTCGCTTGAATATGTTGTCCCTACCGATGAGGTGGAAGAAGGAGTGGCCCATCGTGCTGCCCGCTATTATCGTTTCGATAAGGTAAAATACAACAAATTACATTCTAAGTTTAATAAAAACTAA
- a CDS encoding TrkH family potassium uptake protein, with the protein MDIKHIQFSCRMYWANMKGLLNIVAEGIILLASIASLFVLIYQFGFQQTGETIHSLYLSRIYILLAFFIGITLRYIVRFNEIIQEKLLYLDIGIYFLLFAVLSAKVFFKEAIAQSLPYLEFLSNPLFVYTMILLLSVIHLSRQTFTLMQTHIKPSLLFLLSFIFVILIGAGLLMLPNATTRPIHFVDALFTATTSVCVTGLTTVDVATTFTHIGHIIIMILIQIGGIGVMTFTSFFALSFMGHSSFTSKLVLKDMLNEDRIGGLFKVILNILFVTFFIEGVGAYFIYMDIRGTLPGGSTQDDLFFAAFHAVSAFCNAGISTLSGNMCDPVVIHNYNLHVWISLLIIFGGLGFPIVFNYLKLLRHFIVNTFKIVIGQQKHYIHTPRIINIHTYIVVVCTLTLIIGGTVLYYLFEVDNTLAGLPLKGKLADSLLGAVTPRTAGFTIANMDALRPVTLMMTLILMVIGAAPMSTGGGLKVTTVLVAILTALNVAREKEKVEIRKREISPSTIRRAFATIVLYFLFASTAVWILSYTEEGTPVFTLTFEVVSALSTVGSSLNFSPLLSVPGKLIIISAMLIGRIGVLTFVVCFIREYKKRDYTYPQENILM; encoded by the coding sequence ATGGATATAAAACACATACAGTTCTCATGCCGGATGTACTGGGCCAATATGAAAGGTCTCCTGAATATCGTGGCTGAAGGTATCATCCTCCTGGCATCTATTGCCTCCTTATTTGTTCTTATCTACCAGTTCGGATTCCAACAGACGGGCGAAACGATCCATAGTTTATACCTGAGCCGTATTTATATCCTACTTGCATTCTTTATCGGGATTACGTTACGGTATATCGTCCGCTTCAATGAAATCATACAGGAGAAATTATTGTATCTGGACATCGGGATCTATTTCCTTCTTTTCGCAGTCCTGTCGGCCAAGGTATTCTTTAAAGAGGCGATTGCGCAATCGCTTCCGTACCTCGAGTTCCTGTCGAATCCCCTGTTCGTTTACACGATGATCCTGCTGTTGAGCGTCATCCATCTTTCGAGGCAGACGTTCACATTGATGCAGACACACATAAAACCGTCCTTACTCTTCCTGCTCAGTTTCATCTTCGTGATCCTGATCGGGGCCGGACTGCTGATGTTACCCAACGCAACCACACGGCCGATCCATTTCGTCGACGCTTTGTTCACTGCAACAACATCCGTCTGCGTAACAGGGTTGACAACAGTCGATGTGGCAACCACCTTCACGCACATAGGGCATATCATCATTATGATCCTGATACAGATAGGCGGGATCGGAGTAATGACCTTTACCAGCTTCTTCGCACTCTCCTTTATGGGACATTCTTCGTTCACCAGCAAACTGGTCTTGAAAGATATGCTGAACGAGGATCGCATCGGCGGCCTGTTCAAAGTGATCCTGAACATCCTGTTCGTTACTTTCTTCATCGAAGGCGTAGGGGCTTACTTTATTTATATGGATATCCGGGGGACACTTCCGGGAGGCAGTACTCAGGACGACCTGTTCTTTGCCGCTTTCCATGCTGTGTCCGCCTTCTGCAACGCTGGTATTTCCACCCTTAGCGGGAATATGTGCGACCCGGTAGTCATACATAACTACAACCTGCACGTATGGATCTCGCTATTGATCATCTTCGGCGGATTGGGTTTTCCGATTGTATTCAACTACCTGAAACTGTTAAGACATTTCATCGTCAATACTTTCAAGATCGTAATCGGTCAACAGAAACATTATATCCATACGCCGCGTATTATCAACATACATACTTATATAGTAGTAGTCTGCACCCTGACATTGATCATCGGAGGCACAGTTCTATACTATCTGTTTGAGGTAGACAACACCCTGGCCGGACTCCCGCTGAAAGGGAAACTGGCCGATTCGTTGCTTGGTGCCGTTACTCCGAGGACTGCCGGATTCACCATCGCCAATATGGATGCGCTCCGGCCCGTCACCCTGATGATGACACTTATCCTGATGGTGATCGGTGCCGCCCCGATGTCGACCGGTGGCGGATTGAAAGTGACCACCGTACTGGTAGCTATCCTTACGGCCCTGAATGTGGCACGGGAAAAAGAGAAAGTGGAAATCCGCAAACGTGAAATATCCCCTTCCACCATCCGCCGCGCTTTTGCAACGATCGTACTCTATTTCCTCTTCGCTTCGACGGCTGTATGGATATTGTCCTATACGGAAGAGGGGACTCCGGTCTTTACACTTACCTTCGAAGTCGTTTCGGCTTTGAGTACGGTAGGGTCGAGCCTGAACTTTAGCCCGTTACTATCCGTTCCGGGTAAACTGATCATCATCAGCGCCATGTTGATCGGACGTATCGGAGTACTTACCTTCGTGGTATGTTTCATCCGGGAATACAAAAAGAGGGATTACACATATCCCCAGGAAAATATATTAATGTAA
- a CDS encoding potassium channel family protein: MKFLVIGLGNLGRAIAENLTRIGDEVIGVDLNLHKVEAVKQTISGSVSLDTTDRDALNTLPLSEMDAIFVTYGKNFGTSVQTVALLKSLDAGKLIVRSISPIHETVIRSIGVAEIIRPEQDYAATYASQSLLGNLFQRWYQVTETHHLYTIKTPGALVGQSLKTIDFQTNFGIRLVGVERARETRNLIGLKQTEYYVIDPLTDDLVLEADDKLILFGKMEVLHKIKEL, translated from the coding sequence ATGAAATTTCTTGTAATAGGATTAGGAAACCTGGGACGCGCCATAGCGGAAAACCTTACCCGTATCGGCGACGAAGTAATAGGGGTCGATCTGAACCTGCATAAAGTGGAAGCTGTGAAGCAAACGATCTCGGGCTCCGTCAGCCTCGATACGACCGACCGGGATGCACTCAACACACTTCCGTTAAGCGAAATGGATGCTATTTTCGTTACGTACGGCAAAAACTTCGGTACATCGGTACAAACTGTCGCTTTATTGAAGAGCCTGGATGCGGGCAAGCTGATCGTCCGTTCGATCTCCCCGATCCATGAAACGGTGATCCGCTCTATCGGAGTAGCAGAAATCATCCGTCCCGAACAGGATTATGCAGCCACCTATGCCTCCCAAAGCCTGCTCGGCAACCTGTTCCAACGCTGGTATCAGGTAACGGAAACCCATCACCTATACACAATAAAGACACCCGGCGCCCTGGTGGGACAGAGCTTAAAGACAATCGACTTCCAGACAAATTTCGGTATCCGCCTGGTGGGTGTCGAACGTGCCCGGGAGACACGTAACCTGATAGGATTAAAACAAACCGAATATTACGTGATAGATCCGCTGACAGACGATCTGGTCCTGGAAGCCGACGACAAACTGATCCTCTTCGGAAAGATGGAGGTACTTCATAAAATTAAAGAGTTATAA
- a CDS encoding hemolysin family protein, giving the protein MEIFIIIGLIFLNGVLAMSEIALVSARKARLELEAKRGNKSAQTALKLAGEPDRFLSTIQIGITLIGILTGLYSGEAFAYNLAEVVRHVPVLEPYALGLSKTAIVIIVTYLTLIMGELVPKRIGMGYAERVSMLVAKPMYLLSKLASPFVWLLSKSTALTIKITGIKANEENKVTEEEIKAIVKEGFDGGEVQEVEQDIVERVFNLGDRNVGSIMTHRSDLVWLDVTDSIEKIREKVQENLYNIYPVASEKFDNIKGVVYLKDLFGRIDEPDFSLEDVIRPAQYLPENQSVYNALEQFKQARVKYGIVTDEFGGIQGIVTLKDIMEGLIGQVPEMGEEAEITQRADGTWLVDGQYNFYDFLEYFDMEDLYAEHDYNTLSGLILEILERVPKTGETLSWLTFQFEIVDMDGARIDKVLVSKID; this is encoded by the coding sequence ATGGAAATATTTATTATTATTGGCCTTATCTTTTTGAATGGTGTTTTGGCGATGTCTGAAATCGCTTTAGTGTCTGCCCGTAAGGCCCGGTTGGAGCTAGAAGCAAAAAGAGGTAATAAATCTGCGCAAACAGCCCTGAAGTTGGCTGGTGAACCCGATCGTTTCTTATCTACTATCCAGATCGGTATTACGCTAATCGGAATCCTGACCGGTTTGTATTCAGGAGAGGCGTTTGCCTATAACCTGGCAGAAGTGGTACGTCATGTGCCTGTTCTCGAACCTTATGCACTCGGATTGTCAAAAACAGCAATCGTTATCATAGTTACTTACCTGACTCTTATTATGGGTGAGCTTGTGCCGAAGCGTATCGGTATGGGATATGCGGAACGTGTATCCATGCTTGTGGCTAAGCCGATGTACCTGCTTTCAAAGCTGGCTTCTCCTTTTGTATGGTTGCTGTCGAAAAGTACCGCTCTTACGATCAAGATAACCGGTATCAAGGCGAACGAAGAGAATAAAGTGACGGAAGAAGAAATCAAGGCGATCGTGAAAGAAGGCTTTGATGGTGGTGAGGTACAGGAAGTGGAGCAGGATATCGTTGAACGTGTCTTTAACCTGGGCGACCGCAATGTCGGCTCGATCATGACGCACCGTAGCGACCTGGTGTGGCTGGATGTTACGGACAGTATCGAGAAGATCCGCGAAAAGGTACAGGAGAATTTGTATAATATTTATCCGGTTGCTTCGGAAAAGTTCGATAATATCAAAGGAGTCGTTTACCTTAAAGACCTGTTCGGACGGATAGATGAACCGGATTTCTCTCTTGAAGATGTGATACGCCCGGCCCAGTACCTGCCTGAGAACCAGAGTGTATATAATGCACTCGAGCAGTTTAAGCAGGCGCGCGTGAAATATGGTATCGTGACGGACGAGTTCGGCGGTATACAGGGTATTGTAACCCTCAAGGATATTATGGAAGGCCTGATCGGCCAGGTGCCCGAAATGGGCGAGGAGGCCGAGATCACACAGCGGGCCGATGGCACATGGCTGGTGGATGGACAGTATAACTTCTACGACTTCCTGGAATATTTCGATATGGAAGATCTCTATGCCGAACATGACTACAACACATTAAGCGGCTTGATCCTCGAGATCCTCGAACGTGTTCCGAAGACAGGGGAGACATTAAGTTGGCTGACCTTCCAGTTTGAGATCGTGGACATGGACGGTGCACGTATCGATAAAGTATTGGTTTCAAAGATAGATTAG
- a CDS encoding Card1-like endonuclease domain-containing protein, which produces MKHQIILLGKDITSVYHGIKEFAPDHVHLLCTNETKDVAGPLFPLLPASVRRTLYRTEPYDGEDVRNVCRKIHATYPSDDFAYNLSEGTKLMAFAAFTIAKEHNVPAFYLTQLGDLVWLDNFEKRPMKSQLDNKEILGLSGNVLSDYRDAKQLSDTDIQAASLIKQFIEQYPKEHTMIQKFFNLFCNREVSRLPASRVFKNGLRFKLRQDTFLIAQQNHVLLKLITPNASMLFFKGRWWETLVAHKVRMWSQHHPSHPEVWQSVIFRTEADNSRTKNEVDVLLNNQQQLIFIECKSGQVTQNDIYKVDAVRETYGGDISLAVLASYYPVDEHLQEKCKDLQINLFAPAYIDDRINHLNTLPAWLEKLSNSLQL; this is translated from the coding sequence ATGAAACATCAGATCATATTACTCGGAAAAGATATCACTTCCGTATATCACGGGATAAAAGAATTTGCGCCCGACCATGTCCACCTGCTTTGTACCAACGAAACGAAGGATGTAGCCGGCCCCTTATTCCCGCTCCTCCCCGCTTCCGTGCGCCGCACACTTTACCGTACCGAACCCTATGACGGGGAAGACGTGCGCAACGTCTGCCGGAAGATACATGCAACTTATCCTTCGGACGATTTCGCCTACAACCTGTCGGAAGGAACGAAGCTGATGGCTTTCGCCGCCTTCACCATCGCGAAGGAGCACAACGTACCGGCTTTCTACCTCACCCAACTGGGTGACCTGGTGTGGCTCGACAACTTCGAGAAGCGGCCGATGAAGAGTCAACTGGACAACAAAGAGATACTGGGCCTCAGCGGAAACGTTCTTTCCGACTACCGCGATGCAAAACAACTGAGCGACACCGACATACAAGCCGCCTCGCTGATCAAGCAGTTCATCGAACAATATCCGAAAGAACACACCATGATCCAGAAGTTTTTCAACCTGTTCTGTAACCGGGAAGTTTCGCGCCTGCCCGCTTCACGGGTCTTCAAAAACGGACTTCGCTTCAAGCTCCGTCAGGATACGTTCCTGATCGCACAACAAAATCATGTACTGCTGAAGCTGATCACCCCCAACGCCAGCATGCTGTTCTTCAAGGGCCGTTGGTGGGAGACACTGGTTGCTCATAAGGTCAGGATGTGGAGCCAGCATCATCCGTCGCATCCCGAAGTATGGCAAAGTGTCATCTTCCGTACGGAGGCCGACAATTCAAGGACCAAGAATGAGGTAGACGTCCTACTCAACAACCAGCAGCAGTTGATTTTTATCGAGTGTAAATCCGGGCAAGTCACCCAAAACGATATTTATAAGGTAGATGCCGTTCGCGAAACCTATGGCGGCGATATATCCCTGGCGGTATTGGCCAGTTACTATCCGGTGGATGAGCATTTGCAGGAAAAATGCAAGGACTTGCAGATAAACCTCTTCGCCCCTGCCTATATCGACGACCGCATCAACCACCTCAACACTTTACCGGCGTGGCTGGAGAAGCTATCGAACTCGTTGCAACTATAA
- a CDS encoding sugar phosphate isomerase/epimerase family protein, with translation MINRRNFLRNASLLTLGGLVAGKTGVSHAASPVNMETAAKKSIGLQIYSLGGELTKDVPAGMKKIKQIGYSTLELAGYKDGKINGMDMMEFKKIAEDNGLKITSSHVNPPTGTYTPENRQSIMEFWKKTADDHAKLGVKYLVQPGQPSTRSVEEVAYVCDTFNEAGKIMKAAGIPFGYHNHDFEFARVVPGGKEAVFNRHNKGEIIYDLFLKGTDPSLVFFEMDVYWTVIGQNDPVEYMKKYPDRIRLLHIKDRAILGQSGFMNFEKIFEQAYKNKIKEYYVELEGMPDNRTQFEGVKDCAAYLLKAPFVK, from the coding sequence ATGATAAATAGAAGAAATTTCCTGAGAAATGCTTCCCTGTTAACCCTTGGTGGCCTGGTGGCCGGAAAGACGGGAGTATCACACGCAGCCAGCCCTGTTAATATGGAAACGGCTGCAAAGAAAAGTATCGGTTTGCAGATTTATTCCCTGGGAGGTGAACTCACCAAGGACGTGCCTGCCGGAATGAAAAAAATCAAACAAATTGGTTATTCAACGCTTGAACTTGCCGGATACAAAGACGGGAAGATCAACGGTATGGATATGATGGAGTTTAAAAAGATAGCAGAAGATAACGGCTTGAAGATCACCAGTTCGCATGTTAATCCGCCCACAGGGACATATACTCCGGAAAATCGGCAGTCGATCATGGAATTCTGGAAGAAAACGGCTGACGATCATGCCAAACTGGGTGTGAAGTATCTCGTGCAACCCGGGCAGCCCAGTACCCGTAGCGTGGAAGAGGTAGCCTATGTGTGCGACACTTTCAACGAAGCCGGAAAGATCATGAAGGCGGCAGGCATTCCTTTCGGATATCATAACCATGACTTCGAATTTGCGAGGGTAGTGCCCGGTGGCAAGGAAGCTGTCTTCAACCGTCATAACAAAGGTGAAATAATCTACGATCTGTTCCTGAAAGGTACAGACCCTTCACTGGTCTTTTTTGAAATGGACGTTTACTGGACCGTGATCGGTCAGAACGACCCGGTGGAATATATGAAGAAATATCCCGATCGCATCCGGTTATTGCATATCAAGGATCGCGCTATCCTGGGACAATCCGGGTTCATGAACTTCGAAAAGATTTTTGAACAGGCTTATAAGAATAAGATTAAAGAATATTATGTAGAGCTGGAAGGTATGCCAGACAACCGTACCCAATTTGAAGGGGTGAAGGATTGTGCCGCTTATTTATTGAAGGCACCGTTTGTGAAGTGA
- a CDS encoding zinc ribbon domain-containing protein — MEPNYCQSCGMPLVNETDFGTNQDGSKNHEYCAFCYKDGQFVQDVTMEEMIQICLKYSDSFKHENGESYTKEEALAGMQYYFPQLKRWKKA; from the coding sequence ATGGAACCTAATTATTGCCAGAGTTGTGGAATGCCACTTGTCAACGAAACCGACTTCGGAACCAATCAGGACGGAAGTAAAAACCACGAATACTGCGCTTTCTGCTACAAGGACGGCCAATTCGTACAGGACGTAACGATGGAAGAAATGATACAAATCTGCCTCAAGTATTCAGACTCCTTCAAACATGAGAACGGCGAAAGTTACACAAAGGAGGAGGCTTTGGCCGGAATGCAATATTATTTTCCGCAGTTGAAACGTTGGAAAAAAGCCTGA
- a CDS encoding AraC family transcriptional regulator, giving the protein MYQEYSPCSLLAPYIDKYWEIKGETEYDIRYKILPDGCADFIFSILQPSQPLDGEMIMQPYRFYFVGPMRVYSELVTRSTCLHMMGVRFSPCGLAAFIKAPLGEFTDMRINASELNMLFDDGFAEMLCEKESLQERIRIIEKHLLARLSGIFPIDRQMLQATRLIIRSNGMMPIRELTDQLYLGQRHFERKFKHTTGYTPKEFSRITKFRYATRVLRSIKDTDMQQLAIDCGYYDQSHFIKEFRKLSGSNPSAFISLPIPEDDPLTYLE; this is encoded by the coding sequence ATGTATCAGGAATATTCCCCATGCTCGTTGCTGGCTCCCTATATCGACAAATATTGGGAGATTAAAGGTGAAACCGAGTACGACATACGTTACAAGATATTACCTGACGGATGCGCGGATTTTATCTTTTCCATCCTGCAACCGTCGCAACCGCTGGATGGTGAAATGATTATGCAGCCTTACCGCTTTTATTTTGTCGGTCCCATGCGGGTTTATTCCGAACTGGTCACGCGCTCGACCTGCCTTCACATGATGGGGGTACGCTTCTCTCCTTGCGGATTGGCTGCATTTATCAAAGCTCCCCTGGGAGAGTTTACCGATATGAGGATCAACGCTTCCGAATTGAATATGCTTTTCGACGACGGTTTCGCAGAAATGTTATGCGAAAAAGAGTCGTTACAGGAGCGCATACGGATAATAGAAAAGCACCTCCTCGCCCGCCTATCCGGGATCTTTCCCATAGACCGCCAGATGTTGCAGGCAACCCGGCTGATCATCCGGTCGAACGGGATGATGCCTATCAGGGAACTGACCGACCAATTATATCTCGGCCAACGTCATTTCGAACGCAAGTTCAAACATACTACCGGATATACCCCAAAAGAATTCAGCAGGATCACCAAGTTCAGGTACGCGACACGTGTACTAAGAAGCATAAAAGATACAGATATGCAGCAATTGGCTATCGACTGCGGCTACTACGACCAATCCCATTTTATCAAAGAGTTCAGGAAGTTATCGGGAAGCAATCCCTCCGCTTTCATATCTTTACCGATACCTGAAGACGATCCGCTTACCTATCTGGAATAG
- a CDS encoding pyridoxamine 5'-phosphate oxidase family protein — translation MEKIKQEAIELLNNCEVVSLASIDEHGYPRPVVISKIKTDGIDTIWFSTGTSSEKTKNFIDNPKAGISFFKEGDSVTLTGTVTIVNDAAEKKALWVDWFYEHFPKGVDDPEYCILKFTAEQATYWIGHKFVKGKV, via the coding sequence ATGGAAAAGATCAAACAAGAAGCAATCGAATTGCTGAATAACTGCGAAGTTGTATCATTAGCCTCCATCGACGAACATGGTTATCCACGTCCCGTAGTCATTTCGAAGATCAAGACAGACGGGATTGATACGATCTGGTTTTCAACGGGAACAAGTTCTGAAAAGACAAAGAATTTCATCGACAACCCAAAAGCCGGCATCTCTTTCTTCAAGGAAGGCGACAGTGTGACGCTGACCGGCACAGTAACGATCGTGAACGATGCAGCAGAAAAGAAGGCCCTATGGGTAGACTGGTTCTATGAGCACTTCCCCAAAGGAGTAGACGACCCGGAATATTGCATTCTGAAGTTCACCGCCGAGCAGGCAACCTACTGGATCGGGCATAAGTTCGTAAAGGGTAAAGTGTAA
- a CDS encoding CDGSH iron-sulfur domain-containing protein, with protein sequence MESNGEKKIKVLPNGPYEVIGNVPLNQLRYVGNHKGATTGYKEIQTYAVEGVYHLCRCGGSQNKPFCDGTHKKSGFKGDTTASHDSYDEMAVLYEGKVIDMLDAESLCAVARFCDTHGTAWKQVEEGDSKEAIEIVKEQCANCPSGRLTAVTKDGKRIEPVLPEGISILEDVPASVHGPIWVKGGILIEDENGRAYPVRNRVTLCRCGLSQNKPFCDGKHMRNQGELDD encoded by the coding sequence ATGGAGTCAAATGGCGAAAAAAAGATCAAGGTTCTTCCCAATGGACCTTATGAAGTGATCGGGAATGTTCCCCTCAACCAGTTACGTTATGTAGGTAATCACAAAGGAGCGACAACCGGATATAAGGAAATACAAACCTATGCGGTCGAAGGCGTCTACCATCTCTGCCGTTGTGGTGGCTCACAGAACAAGCCTTTTTGCGACGGTACCCACAAGAAGAGCGGCTTTAAGGGTGATACTACGGCAAGTCACGACAGTTACGACGAAATGGCTGTGTTGTATGAAGGCAAGGTGATCGACATGCTGGATGCCGAAAGCCTCTGTGCGGTAGCCCGTTTCTGTGATACACACGGCACTGCCTGGAAGCAGGTGGAGGAGGGCGACTCAAAAGAAGCTATTGAAATTGTGAAGGAGCAGTGCGCCAACTGTCCCAGCGGTCGCCTGACTGCCGTTACGAAGGACGGCAAACGGATCGAACCTGTATTGCCCGAAGGCATCAGTATCCTCGAAGATGTCCCTGCCAGTGTGCACGGGCCGATCTGGGTGAAAGGTGGTATTCTTATAGAAGATGAAAACGGACGTGCCTATCCTGTGCGTAATCGTGTCACGTTATGCCGTTGCGGCCTTTCGCAGAACAAACCTTTCTGCGACGGCAAACACATGCGTAACCAGGGAGAGCTGGACGATTAA